A genomic segment from Arcobacter acticola encodes:
- a CDS encoding ABC transporter ATP-binding protein, whose protein sequence is MLEINNYNSSILHEISFRLEDNENLIILGENGAGKSTLAKVLSNLIENDKVKIFNENINKMDYLKRAFLVNYIPPKLSIFDEYITLREFLELSFISSVDNEKIDNVIKLLNLRKLENKFCKSFSSGEKQLLLLASSMIHDAEITIFDELTANLDISRLKEVFDIFNGDLLNQKIVITHNLDLAYALKYKVLFLKDGIIEFFGSHDEFFDNKNLKRFYKDTIRKLDNHLVVNL, encoded by the coding sequence CAATCTTGCATGAGATTTCATTTAGATTGGAAGATAATGAAAATTTGATTATCTTAGGTGAAAATGGTGCTGGAAAATCAACCCTTGCAAAGGTATTATCAAATTTAATAGAAAATGATAAAGTTAAAATATTTAATGAAAATATTAATAAAATGGATTATTTAAAAAGAGCTTTTTTAGTAAATTACATACCACCAAAGCTTTCTATTTTTGATGAATATATAACTTTAAGAGAGTTTTTAGAATTATCTTTTATCTCATCTGTTGATAATGAAAAAATAGATAATGTAATAAAACTTTTGAATTTGAGAAAATTAGAGAATAAGTTTTGTAAATCATTTAGTTCAGGAGAAAAACAGCTTTTACTTTTAGCTTCAAGTATGATACATGATGCTGAGATTACTATTTTTGATGAGTTAACTGCAAATCTTGATATTAGTCGCTTAAAAGAAGTTTTTGATATTTTTAATGGCGATTTATTAAATCAAAAAATAGTTATTACACATAATCTTGATTTAGCCTATGCTTTAAAATATAAAGTTTTATTTTTAAAAGATGGAATCATAGAGTTCTTTGGTTCACATGATGAGTTTTTTGATAATAAAAATTTAAAAAGGTTTTACAAAGATACTATTAGAAAGTTAGATAATCATTTGGTGGTAAATCTATGA